The stretch of DNA GCTCCTCCTCAGCAGGGTCGGGGGGACAAACtaagaggggcagggaagggagccATCCAAAGTACTGCAGCAGAGAAGCGCGGGAGGCGCGGCTGTGGGACACGTCCCACGCCACCAGCTCCCCAAACCGCGCTCGCCCTGGGTGTCAGGCTGGCAAGTGCAGGacggagagaaaaaaaaaaaaaacaaacaaaacaaaaacaaaacaaaacaaaacaaaaaattaaaacacaacAGAAACAAACCGAACCCCAGAGGAATGCAACGCGACAACCCCAAGCTGGAGGGCCCTCCAGGGAGGAGGGTGGAGGAGCTGGGTCTCCAACGCCATCAACAGCTTTCGGGTCATTCCTCCCTCCACGTTACCTTGCAATTCTGATCCCTCTGTGGAAGTTTAGCCAGGACATTTCATTCTCCTCCAGGTCACCACCCAGGGAGCCCTGGACTGGCAATTTCTTTTAATAAAGATTTACAGTATcaaacttggaaaaaaaattattttttttcttttttacgaAAAATCTGTACGATAAaatgtatataattatatatttatatatatatttctctcTCTTTAAATATTTCCACGTGGTCCTTATGGATATCCAATATGGATTACCTACCATGGCTATGGTATCAACAGCTTTAACAACACCCAGGCCTCTTGTTCTTTATCGAGTGACCAGAGATTTAAGTGCCTACCAGCACTAAACTAGCAATCACTTGGACAAGCCTTTGGCACCCTTCcaagaactggaaaaaaaagaaatacttgGCCACAAGGGAAGTGCCACATAAAGATATGTTTCTCAACTCATTCCAACAGCAAGAAGACCCCAGGAACAAAGTTCAACCTCTGTCCCCTTCAGTGAGACAGGTCTGATTTCCCCGGAGGGGTGTCAAGGGCAGCCAGAGGGTGTTCCTATCTAGCCAGGAATGTTatggagctctggagctgttttaAAGACTGGAAGCATTTGGGCATTTTCAAGTCAACTGGCCTTTTTCAATAAAGTTTTCATTTAAAGCCCCAACAGTGCCAGGAGTCTCCATTTTGCCTGTTTTTGGAGGCACCTGTAAGGTCTGGGAAAGTGTCCAATGTCTGTGAGCTGGAGAACATGAGAGGACCAGGAAATGACCGTAACATCTTTCTCTTCCTCAGCTTCTGCTGTGGGAGTCAATAACTGGTACTGATACACAGGACATCGATCTGCCTGTTTGGAGATAGGGAGGGAATGGAGGAGAAATGAGGTAACACTAAGTGCCATCCAAACTCTACGTGTGTTGGAAAATCACACGAAGGAAACTCCCTGCTCCCCTCCAAAAGGTGTGGATCTGGCAGGGGGAACGAGCCTGCAGGAAGCGTTTCACTGACACCCTTTCTGGCTCAGTAAAGTCACGGATGTCGATGCTGGGGACTGAACGAGAACCAAGTCTGAGGTTTCTCTTTTCATTAACCTATTTCACAAAGGATCCTCCTGGGAAATCCAGAGACTCCGATgacaaggtgaaaaaaaaaagaaaaagcaagctAACAACTTCTTCCAAAGACAAGTAGGGCTTCACTAAATTTCTACCAACTTACTGCCATTCAAGGCAAGACAAAGCCTCAAACAACAAATTATACTGGGTGTCAGATGCCAGTTCACTGTCCTCTTTCCAACAATGGTAGCACTTGATTATTCTCTTTCAGTCCAAACCACTTATGAATTCTCCGTGATCTTTGTTCCAGAGCCCAAATTCTCTAAGCTCTTCTCCTCACTTCAAAACCTCAGCAATCTCATTCTTTTCTCACCTGCATGACAACAGGCATCGTCCATTCCATAAGTCTCTGACCTGCCCTACAAaacacacagtcccttccctttcctacttcaagaagaaaaaaaaaacaacaacaaaacacacaaacaccaacatagctatttttttttttacagtgaccTGGAAACATTCATTGTTTCATCACTGCTGCGTgacagcagaatctctcctttcaGCTTCCCAAATCCTGCCCACTGCCAAGCCAGAAATCCCTCTCCCAAACCACTGCTCAGAGCCAAACAAACGACTTCTCCATCCCAATTCTTCTGCCCCCTACACGCACATTGATTTTCCATCCTGCCCTCATTATAACTCACCCACTTGCAAGAGAAAGCATCAAGTTTCAGGGTCACATTCACACAGGTTGTCTGAACACTGAGGGTTGTTCACCGTACTCTTTGGATCCCAAATCCAGCATCTGATGTGCTATGGAGAGGGAAAGACTCTTCCAAGCTCCCATCTGACCTCCCCACAGCCCTTCTCTGATCACCAAGGACTGGTGAGCACAGCTCTCCAGCTAAGGATGCTCATTGCTAACATACCAGTGCTTTTGTCAAAGAAGAGACTCTAAACTTCTCTCCTCCTGGCTGAATGCTATTGCCCTCTAGTTACACTTCAGTGCTTTAAAAACATCCTTCCAACATCTTCTGCACAAACCCTTCTTCGCAGTGCTGATCCCAGCAGAACTGTCCCACCTTCTCTCCCAGCCAATTCTGCCTCCACCAGTAATACATGCAGCATTTTTCCTCCTCatctccccttctcctcctcaccACACTCCTCTTCACAGCCTTGACTGTGCCTCCCTCCCTTCAGCTTCAGgtaacccaggaaaaaaaaaagctgctacTTCAAGACTGCGGATCATTTGGAAGAAATAAACTGCATAAATATACCCAATTCACAGGCACACCTTTGGGAAGGAGCTATCAGGAAACTTGGGCTTGGAATAAAGGAGGCTGctatgtaggttttttttttacaggCCACACAGGTAATGGGGCATATTAAAATAtgcaaaatatatatttttccatATTTTAACAGCATGGATTGAAAACAAAAGGTTATTCTTAATGGGTGTGGTCAGACCCAAGCATTTATCTCCATCATCCTCCCACTCCCATGCACTGTTAGCAGGATGAAATCAAACCCAAAAAGCCTATATTCCTGCCCTCATAATATCAGGTGGAAGTGGGGAAGGTAGGGGAGACCCTTCTTACAAGGAGTAGGAGGCCACTAAAGGAAACTCTTTTTCCCATACATTCATCTCACATGATGATTTCTACGGTCCATATGTTTCCTGGCTCTTGAGCATCATTCACGAAGACTCCGGAGGCTCCTCAGGTATCTTCTCccagctggaaagctgcccacaGCTGAGAGGGGTTTGTGGAGGCAGAGGGAAGGAGGAAGCAGATCTTGCAATTTGTACTGCATACAGAGCTCAAATCCTGGACACGAGAGGTTGATGGAGCCACTGAGTCCAGACAGAAGCAGCCAGTTAAGTTCCCTTTGTAGGAAccctttgggtttgtttgtttttctcttttcttttttttttttatattcttcTGGTTTTTTTGCACTTTTGGAAGAGACTTCTTAAAATGCCAATTCTTGACGTGACCAAGGACTCCGGAACAATGCATAAGAGCCTTATCCCCTCCCCTCTGAAAGGCTGCTAGTTCCCCCCACCGAGGGCACTAGGAGGCTGCTGAAAAGGGCACAGAACTGGACGAGATTTCGGCTGATTTCACGATGGTGATGACACTGGTGGTGGCAACTTTGGTCGGGGTAATAGGCCCTCGCGCCACAGTACGAGCAAAGGTCTGGAGTGCTTCGTACTTGGAGCGCAAGGCATCCAGCTCTAGCTTCATGCTGCTGTTTTCTCTGGCCAGCTTCTCCACCTCTTGCTGCAGCTCAACCCGCTGCCTCTCGAGCTCCTCTTTCTGAGTCACACGCTTGATGCGGCAGCTGGCAGCGTAGCCCCGGTTCTTGAGCGTGCGCCTCCGCTGCTTCAGACGGATGACCTCCTCTTTGGTGAGACCCCTCAGGTGCTGGTTCAGCTCCCGTACGGACATTGACACGAGTTCATCATCACTCAGCACTGGGGCATTCTCTCCTGACTCCTCCTTTACCTGCAAATACCAACAGCACAGGGGTAGCAGCAAGGCGACGAGAGCGGATGGTctgggcagcagaaggagaaAGGGCCACCCCAACATGACATCCCTACGTGGGAAATACTCCTGATGGGCTGTGGAGAGCGCAAACTCCACTAAAACATCTGGGTTAAACATGGCAGAGATCTGAGCACTGCAGCTGTGTGGGTTTGGGTCACTCTCTTAGGTCACAGATCTTTACACGCCCAATGTGAACACAACAGCAAAATTTTCAAGGGGATAAATGTAAAGTCAGCTGAAGCCTTTTTTTGTGAAGTCCTTTGTCAGGATCTGGAATTCATAATGAATGCTAAAGATGACACCTTATCCCAGCATTATGCTGGGACACCAGTGCAGCAGAATAGCTGCTTCTGTGCAGGGCTTAATTCAGCATTTTGTGGTTTTTCGTTGAAGATTGCTCATTTGAGTCGTGAACAAAACCAACCATGCTTGGCTTCAAGGACAGCCCGATTTGGTTTTGCTGGGGCACAGCATGTAGTAACTGAAGTtacatgagaaaaccaccaaggcCTTGCCCTTTCCTCAAGCACATTTGCCACCACCACTATTTTCAGAATCACAAAATTGTTTAGGCTGAAAAACACCTTCAATATCACTGAACACAGAACTTTTAGGACACCATCCTTTTGTCTTTTCAGAGACTGTAGGACATATGAAGAGCCAAAACATTAGAAAGAAATTTCAACCATGCATGAACAGCCCAGGCACAGACCACCACCAAGGTGTGTCTGAGGCATTTACTGTCTCATGGGTCTAAGAGACATCAGCTGAAAAAGTCCcttccccagtgcctcccagtcctgAGAGTTAAAGTAGCTCATTGCCAAGACTCAGAGCACTGGTTTCAGGATGCTGCCAACACCTCCTGTAGTCAGAAGTCTCTTGGGAAGCTACTGGGATATGCCAGCCTCCTCACCATGCCAGAGACTTCAGGACTCTTTCTGGGTAATGTCAGTGTTCTCCTACCCTAATCTTTCCCGTAGACAGTGGGAAATTGTACCAGCACCCATTTCTAAGAGTCTCTGGGAATGAAAAAGAACAGTCACGTAcaagcagcacagctctgtgacagcctccccagccacccagcacCACCCACTCAGCCTCTTCCCTACCTTTAATGCCTTGTTCGGTTTGGGATTAGTCGTCATAACCTGAGCACAGTCTTCCGGACAAAACTGCTCAGAAATTGCaactggaaaaacaaaacaaggttTCCAGGTTAATCACAGAGACAAGGGCAGGATAAAAAACGCCCAACACACAGCCCAAGCCCCCAAATCAACCACCATTAAAAGAAATAAGCACACAGTTGTTTGAATCACCGGGATGGATTCAGATATCATTTACCCTATTCAGATAACAGCAAGAGAAATTTGTGTTGACAAGTGCATTGCTTTTTAACAGCCAGACCTCGTATTTTGCTGTTAACCACACTAAGATGCAGCAGAGAAgacagggcagggaggaaagaaggaCACCCACATTCATCTGTAAACAAGAGTCACACTCAGCATCACGCAGCACCTTGCCATGTGCCACCCCTTCCCAAGGGGAGGATGGAGCGTGGCCTCCGAGGCCCCGTCACTGGCTCACCTCCCTCTGGAGGCATCCCAGACGCTCCAAATGGCCTATTAGGGACTGAATTACGAGTTACCTCTGCTCATAAAAGGCACTGAAAAGCCACAAGACAACAACTCCCTTCATTCTCATTTTGATGATTATTAGCTCGGCTCCAAATTGAGCCAGCAacccagagagaagctgcctgGTTTGTAACCTGCTTCCAGCGCTGTCCCCACCCAAAGGAGACGCCAccagaaaacccaaacaacagaAACAAATCCCCCCCCGACAACAAAGCCAGCAAGGAGTTCACCTCTCCCAACACACCAAGACTGTTGCTTCCCAATCCTCCAGCCCCAGACTGTGACAGCAGACCTGCTTGATGTTTCTAGTGACGTGGAGACATGTCCATCCACAGCCAGCCCGTCCCCTGCCATGACACTGCCCTTCACTCTCACCTTAGCCACGACTACACCCCTCCGACCAGCACCCTGCAGAAAATCCACCTGCCCACACCTCCACCAACCCCTTCACCCCGTGGTGCGATGGTACCTACCCCGGGAGAGGCACAGGCAGCCgtgccaccatcacagcctcCGCTAAGGCTCCCCAGAGGGGAGGGGTGAGGCAGGTGCCCCCGAGACAGGGCGGCTTCGAGGGCTGCGCACCCGCGGCACCGCAGAGCTCCTGTCTGGCGGGagtcctctgcctgcccccaccTTCTCCTGCCCAGCCCAAACCCTCCCCATTTCCACGTCTGCATCGTGTCACACATCCTAATCATTCATGAAAAATCCAGCCAAAGCATCCCAAGCATGATTCCCTTCTGATAGTTGCCATGGTGACCTTGGGAAAGTAGCCAACCCGGAGACAGTCGCCATGGAAACAGAGAAGCCCAAAAGCAATAATGACTTCAGGTCATGTCTGTGCAAAGACATCACGAGGTCGTCGGAGAGTAAACAAACTCATTCATATCTGCAAACAGGGGTGGCGGGATTTGGGGGGGTGCAAAGGTGGGGTGTGGGGACCAGTGGGAGCTGAGTGGGtgaaggtgctggctcag from Melospiza melodia melodia isolate bMelMel2 chromosome 18, bMelMel2.pri, whole genome shotgun sequence encodes:
- the MAFK gene encoding transcription factor MafK → MTTNPKPNKALKVKEESGENAPVLSDDELVSMSVRELNQHLRGLTKEEVIRLKQRRRTLKNRGYAASCRIKRVTQKEELERQRVELQQEVEKLARENSSMKLELDALRSKYEALQTFARTVARGPITPTKVATTSVITIVKSAEISSSSVPFSAAS